A genomic region of Dunckerocampus dactyliophorus isolate RoL2022-P2 chromosome 8, RoL_Ddac_1.1, whole genome shotgun sequence contains the following coding sequences:
- the LOC129186758 gene encoding protein B4 → MPPKKNSTVVDEKASSSNAPVLKKMGPVTVRKMSAHPPTLIMVREALIELDSRKGVSLQAIQNFIKRNYPSVDHVRVKHFVRRAIKKGLETGILVRPAHATVAVGVMGRFRLAPKTKESKPKAPKVKENVDPNVQKAAKEETKKIKTDNGATKKAAANKPKKEESKVPKRSKKDEVLPATKVVPAKKPKAKKAADKEEDEEAASSVKAKAKPKEAKLKEPKEAKPKKVKEAKAAKGKAAKGSKDPAPKAPAKGGRKKNTE, encoded by the exons ATGCCTCCTAAAAAGAATTCAACTGTTGTCGATGAGAAAGCCTCCTCCAGCAATGCGCCGGTGCTCAAAAAAATGG gtcCTGTAACTGTACGCAAGATGTCAGCGCATCCTCCAACACTCATCATGGTGAGGGAGGCGCTCATAGAACTGGACTCCAGAAAGGGGGTCTCGTTGCAGGCCATCCAGAACTTTATCAAGCGCAACTACCCGTCTGTGGATCACGTACGGGTCAAGCACTTTGTCCGCAGAGCCATCAAAAAAGGCCTGGAAACGGGCATCTTGGTGAGGCCAGCCCACGCCACTGTCGCCGTAGGCGTCATGGGCAGATTTCGG CTTGCACCAAAGACCAAAGAATCCAAACCCAAAGCCCCCAAAGTGAAAGAGAACGTGGATCCCAATGTGCAGAAAGCAGCAAAGGAGGAAACCAAGAAGATAAAAACTGATAATG GTGCCACAAAGAAAGCTGCTGCAAATAAACCAAAGAAAGAg GAGTCAAAGGTTCCCAAAAGGTCAAAGAAAGATGAGGTGCTCCCCGCCACCAAGGTGGTGCCCGCCAAGAAGCCCAAAGCTAAAAAAGCTGCAGACaaggaagaggatgaagaggctGCATCTTCTGTGAAGGCCAAGGCGAAGCCTAAGGAGGCCAAGCTGAAGGAGCCTAAGGAGGCCAAGCCTAAGAAGGTGAAAGAGGCCAAGGCAGCAAAGGGTAAAGCTGCCAAAGGGTCCAAGGATCCTGCACCAAAAGCCCCCGCTAAAGGAGGAAGGAAAAAGAATACGGagtga